The Ochotona princeps isolate mOchPri1 chromosome 1, mOchPri1.hap1, whole genome shotgun sequence genome has a segment encoding these proteins:
- the CD24 gene encoding signal transducer CD24, with the protein MGRAMVVRLGLGLLLLALLLPAQIYANQTTLATVSSSFSQNVTTTTPSPINATTRGDASALQSTAASLLMVSLSLLHLYC; encoded by the exons ATGGGCAGAGCAATGGTggtcaggctggggctggggctgctgctcctggctctgctcctaccCGCGCAG ATTTATGCAAATCAAACAACTCTTGCAACAGTGTCAAGTAGTTTCTCCCAGAATGTTACGACTACTACTCCAAGTCCAATCAATGCTACCACCAGGGGGGATGCCAGTGCACTGCAgtccacagcagccagcctcctcatggtctctctctccctgctacaTCTCTACTGTTAA